A single Methanolobus sp. ZRKC5 DNA region contains:
- a CDS encoding PAS domain S-box protein translates to MAYVLLSYATSLKKKVKERTFSLTESQNRYHQLFDNNSDALFLIDESGQILDANNVALERYGYSKEELLEMVACDLSAPNLRDNSVSPIKEILDYGMQFQWVHVRKDETEFPVEINARPLMLNDQKCILASVRDVTASKKAEEALIKSEEMFSRIFNTVPEGMILTTSNEKIINVNESFFRNMGFDREELIGRTTLDVEFWLDPAKREQYIAQLQNQGFVRNFEAEVITKAEEKKHVLVSGDIITADNDNLQLTIFRDITERKTIEITLHERDRLLNEVGSIAKIGGWEFDVSTGEGTWTPEVAHIHDLDPDDETNREIGLSFYSLDSKVILEKAIHDAIEKGEPYDLELELISAKGIHKWVRTLARTIMKDGKVAQLTGSMQDITERKLAADKLRESEERFRATFEQAAVGVCQCNMDGGFIQVNQRLCDIIGYDSQELLEMNFSDISYPEDLQKELPYVEEVLAGEINDYSMEKRYICRDGRTVWVNLAVTMVHSPDGKPLYFIGMIEDIDKRKQAEEEIRKLNAELEQRVVERTFQLEEANKELEAFAYSVSHDLRAPLRAIDGFSKIIMEDYEDQFDEEGERLFNVIRTNTQKMDKLITDLLALSKIGRNEINHVAIDMNAMVKSVFNDLVASENEKSFVFTVSDLPVCFADPTLIKQLWINLLSNAVKYSMHREENIIDVGTYTEDGMNVYYVRDNGVGFDPRYSHKLFGIFQRLHNEKEFEGTGVGLAIVQRIVGRHGGKVWAEGKVNEGATFYFSLPIGEDHVCGE, encoded by the coding sequence ATGGCCTATGTTCTTCTTAGTTATGCTACTTCTCTTAAAAAGAAAGTAAAGGAACGTACGTTTTCTTTGACCGAGTCTCAAAACCGTTATCATCAATTGTTTGATAACAATTCTGATGCGTTGTTCTTAATTGATGAAAGTGGACAGATATTGGATGCCAATAATGTTGCTTTGGAACGTTATGGCTATTCGAAGGAAGAATTATTGGAGATGGTTGCCTGTGACCTGTCAGCTCCAAATTTGCGTGACAATTCAGTTTCACCTATAAAAGAAATTCTTGATTATGGTATGCAATTCCAGTGGGTCCATGTCCGCAAGGATGAAACCGAATTTCCGGTAGAGATAAATGCCCGGCCTTTGATGTTGAACGACCAAAAATGTATTCTTGCTAGTGTGAGGGACGTAACTGCAAGCAAAAAGGCTGAAGAAGCTCTTATAAAGTCAGAGGAAATGTTCTCCAGAATATTTAACACCGTACCGGAGGGCATGATATTGACGACATCCAATGAGAAAATTATCAACGTCAACGAGAGTTTCTTCAGGAACATGGGCTTTGACAGGGAAGAGCTTATTGGTAGAACCACTCTAGATGTAGAATTCTGGCTGGATCCTGCAAAAAGGGAGCAATATATCGCTCAGCTTCAGAATCAAGGGTTTGTAAGGAATTTTGAAGCTGAGGTCATTACAAAGGCCGAAGAAAAAAAACATGTTCTCGTTTCCGGTGACATAATTACAGCAGACAACGATAATCTGCAGCTTACCATATTCAGGGACATCACTGAGCGTAAGACTATAGAGATAACTCTTCATGAGAGGGACCGTCTGCTGAATGAAGTAGGAAGCATCGCGAAGATTGGTGGCTGGGAATTTGATGTTTCCACGGGCGAGGGTACATGGACTCCTGAAGTTGCCCATATTCATGACCTTGACCCTGACGATGAAACGAATAGAGAGATAGGATTGAGTTTCTATTCTCTGGATTCAAAAGTTATCCTCGAAAAAGCAATACACGATGCTATTGAAAAGGGTGAACCATATGACCTTGAGCTGGAACTTATATCAGCTAAAGGGATACACAAATGGGTGCGCACACTTGCCCGTACAATCATGAAAGATGGCAAGGTTGCACAGTTGACCGGTTCCATGCAAGATATCACAGAGCGAAAACTTGCCGCTGATAAACTGCGTGAAAGTGAGGAGCGTTTCCGTGCCACTTTTGAGCAAGCGGCAGTAGGCGTTTGTCAATGTAATATGGATGGTGGTTTCATTCAGGTCAATCAGCGGTTGTGTGATATCATAGGTTATGATTCTCAAGAATTGCTTGAAATGAATTTTTCTGATATTAGCTATCCTGAGGACCTCCAAAAAGAGCTTCCTTATGTAGAAGAAGTTCTTGCCGGAGAGATTAATGACTATTCAATGGAGAAAAGGTACATTTGCAGGGATGGCAGGACTGTATGGGTGAATTTAGCCGTTACGATGGTGCACTCTCCTGATGGTAAACCTTTGTACTTCATAGGCATGATAGAGGACATCGACAAACGTAAACAGGCAGAGGAAGAAATTCGGAAGCTCAATGCTGAACTTGAACAACGTGTTGTAGAACGTACATTCCAATTGGAGGAAGCTAACAAGGAGCTTGAGGCATTCGCTTATTCTGTATCCCATGACCTGCGTGCTCCCCTGAGAGCGATTGATGGTTTTTCGAAGATAATAATGGAAGACTATGAGGACCAATTTGATGAAGAGGGTGAGCGCCTGTTCAATGTGATCAGGACAAACACTCAAAAGATGGATAAGCTCATCACAGACTTGCTGGCCCTTTCCAAGATTGGGAGGAATGAAATTAATCATGTTGCCATTGATATGAATGCCATGGTCAAGTCGGTCTTTAATGATCTTGTAGCAAGCGAAAATGAAAAGAGTTTTGTGTTTACAGTATCCGATCTTCCTGTTTGTTTTGCAGACCCTACTTTAATAAAGCAGTTGTGGATTAATCTTTTGTCCAATGCTGTGAAGTACAGTATGCACAGGGAAGAGAACATAATTGATGTCGGAACTTACACTGAGGACGGTATGAATGTTTATTATGTCAGGGATAATGGTGTGGGTTTTGATCCCCGTTACAGTCACAAACTATTTGGAATATTCCAACGTCTTCATAACGAAAAAGAGTTTGAGGGGACAGGTGTTGGCCTTGCTATCGTTCAACGTATAGTGGGC
- a CDS encoding CHASE domain-containing protein, translated as MSGKPHKISDVLSRIGQSHIALLGAVVILVLLLFVWWQASLVYQDHLLEGQQAQVEMQLISYGAALTNQVNLHLSHLKGLEAFAQANPTENELDANFESFASGLYFGTSVVRSIQLFPTFTEVYVYPVSGNEAVVGRNLDDLINDERPQVRIDVQRTIQTQEVAISGPYELRQGGFGMVFRQSVYLNDSLWGMAVLVFDVHPLLHEAGLDTSSENLNMVLSDGSGQILVGSNDTLLMVPMTYFVDLPEGGWELAAVPVGGWSASIEEPLDIFKKSGLVIVFLL; from the coding sequence ATGTCCGGGAAACCTCATAAGATATCTGATGTCTTGTCACGCATTGGCCAGAGTCACATAGCATTGTTAGGTGCAGTAGTAATTTTGGTATTATTGTTATTTGTGTGGTGGCAGGCCAGTCTTGTATATCAGGACCATTTGTTGGAAGGTCAGCAAGCTCAAGTTGAAATGCAATTGATCTCTTATGGGGCTGCATTGACAAATCAGGTAAATCTGCATCTGTCTCATCTTAAAGGACTGGAAGCATTTGCTCAGGCAAACCCTACTGAAAATGAATTGGATGCAAATTTTGAAAGTTTTGCCTCCGGTTTGTATTTCGGTACATCAGTTGTCAGGTCAATTCAGTTATTTCCAACGTTCACTGAAGTGTATGTCTATCCTGTTTCAGGCAATGAGGCTGTTGTAGGAAGAAACCTTGATGATCTGATCAACGATGAGCGTCCACAGGTTCGTATTGATGTACAAAGAACCATTCAGACGCAAGAGGTAGCAATCAGTGGCCCTTATGAATTGCGACAGGGTGGCTTTGGTATGGTATTCCGACAGTCCGTTTACCTTAACGATTCACTCTGGGGGATGGCAGTGCTTGTTTTTGATGTCCATCCTTTGTTACATGAAGCAGGATTGGATACTTCATCTGAAAACTTGAATATGGTTCTAAGTGACGGCTCCGGTCAGATTCTGGTTGGTTCCAACGATACGCTTCTGATGGTTCCAATGACCTATTTCGTGGACCTGCCTGAAGGTGGATGGGAACTCGCCGCTGTTCCTGTAGGGGGATGGTCGGCTTCCATTGAAGAACCATTGGATATTTTCAAAAAAAGCGGACTTGTTATTGTTTTTCTTCTGTAG
- the cysS gene encoding cysteine--tRNA ligase has protein sequence MTLNVYNTLTRSIEEFIPFHGKKVNMYVCGPTVYDHCHLGHARSYVSFDVIRKYLIYRGYDVNYISNITDVDDKVINRARETGEDPFVLSRKFTESFIEDMETLSVLAPDTQPKVTEHIPEIIETVGTLIENGTAYVTHKGNVYYDLTKSMDKIGILSHQTVEGLMEGSGNRIDVENDKSYQLDFVLWKSASENEPGWESPWGWGRPGWHIECSFMSMKYGSEQLDIHGGGMDLIFPHHEAEIHQSESCSGEHPFSKYWLHNGFLTIHKEKMSKSLGNFFTIKEVLSKFSPGTIRFFIVYTQYRSTIDFSEETLKEAGRARKRLLNTISNVKHALKKAHEDGNDNGLTDLISETRDAFINSMDDDFNTREAIGNLFVFSRKINSIITSEKPGRLSLEKILEFYSEINEVLGILTEDEKPASEDVANGLSEEDITEMIGLREKAREEKDWAKSDAIRDNLKEKGIFIEDRKDGIRWKRM, from the coding sequence GTGACACTAAATGTTTACAATACATTAACGAGAAGTATAGAGGAATTTATCCCCTTTCACGGAAAAAAAGTGAATATGTATGTTTGCGGCCCCACAGTATATGACCACTGCCACCTGGGACATGCAAGAAGTTACGTTTCTTTTGATGTCATAAGAAAATATCTTATTTACAGAGGATATGATGTCAACTACATCTCCAACATAACAGATGTCGATGACAAGGTGATAAACAGGGCAAGAGAAACAGGCGAAGACCCCTTTGTGCTGTCCCGCAAGTTCACTGAATCCTTCATAGAGGACATGGAAACCCTCTCAGTGCTGGCTCCTGACACTCAGCCAAAGGTCACAGAACACATTCCCGAGATCATCGAAACTGTTGGAACATTAATAGAAAACGGTACAGCGTACGTGACCCACAAAGGCAATGTGTATTATGATCTGACAAAATCAATGGACAAGATAGGCATACTGAGCCATCAGACCGTGGAAGGACTTATGGAAGGCTCAGGGAACAGGATCGATGTGGAAAATGACAAGAGCTATCAGCTTGATTTCGTTCTCTGGAAATCTGCCTCTGAAAATGAACCCGGATGGGAAAGCCCGTGGGGGTGGGGACGCCCGGGATGGCACATCGAGTGTTCCTTCATGTCAATGAAATACGGTTCAGAGCAATTGGACATACACGGCGGCGGTATGGACCTTATTTTTCCGCATCATGAAGCGGAAATACATCAATCTGAAAGCTGCAGCGGAGAACATCCATTCAGCAAGTACTGGTTGCATAATGGGTTCCTGACCATCCATAAAGAAAAAATGTCGAAATCCCTTGGTAATTTCTTCACAATTAAAGAGGTGCTCAGTAAATTCTCCCCCGGAACTATAAGGTTCTTCATAGTCTATACACAATACAGAAGTACTATAGATTTCAGCGAGGAGACCCTGAAAGAAGCTGGCAGGGCAAGAAAGAGATTACTAAATACGATATCAAACGTAAAACATGCCCTGAAAAAAGCCCATGAAGATGGAAATGATAACGGACTTACGGATTTAATAAGTGAAACCAGGGATGCATTCATCAATTCCATGGATGATGATTTCAACACAAGAGAAGCAATTGGAAATCTTTTTGTGTTCTCTCGTAAGATAAATTCTATAATTACCAGTGAAAAACCAGGCCGCTTATCACTTGAAAAAATACTGGAATTCTATTCAGAGATCAACGAAGTACTTGGAATACTTACAGAGGATGAAAAACCAGCTTCCGAAGATGTTGCAAATGGTCTGTCAGAGGAAGATATTACGGAAATGATAGGACTCCGGGAAAAGGCACGTGAAGAAAAAGACTGGGCAAAATCCGATGCAATCCGGGATAACCTTAAGGAAAAAGGAATTTTTATCGAGGATAGGAAAGATGGTATCCGGTGGAAACGGATGTAA
- a CDS encoding B12-binding domain-containing protein: MLKKQEIIAKAKKAVMEFDDKAAKKIATEALDAGMDPSELIEEGFTAAMTAVGEQFAAGKVFLPHVSAAVDAMQAAIDILLPELDRTGSKPKSKGTVVIGTIEGDIHSIGKDIVVTALKIAGYNVVDLGRDVPIENYVIKAKEVKADVVASSALMTITMINQRRIEEELNEAGFRRNVKTMVGGAPVTKEWAYNIGADIYAENAGDAVDKITASLKDKKVLDL, translated from the coding sequence ATGCTTAAAAAGCAAGAGATTATTGCCAAGGCAAAAAAAGCTGTCATGGAATTTGATGATAAAGCAGCAAAAAAGATTGCTACCGAAGCCCTTGATGCAGGTATGGACCCTTCCGAACTCATTGAAGAAGGGTTCACAGCGGCAATGACAGCTGTGGGTGAACAGTTTGCAGCAGGCAAAGTATTCCTTCCTCATGTTAGTGCAGCGGTTGATGCAATGCAGGCAGCAATTGACATACTGTTACCTGAACTGGACAGGACGGGCTCTAAACCCAAGTCAAAAGGCACAGTTGTTATAGGCACAATTGAAGGTGATATCCATTCCATAGGAAAGGACATTGTTGTAACAGCGCTCAAGATTGCAGGTTATAATGTCGTGGACCTTGGCAGGGACGTGCCTATAGAGAATTATGTAATAAAGGCAAAGGAAGTTAAAGCAGATGTTGTAGCTTCGTCAGCACTTATGACCATTACGATGATCAATCAGAGACGTATAGAGGAGGAACTAAATGAGGCAGGTTTCAGGCGCAACGTCAAAACAATGGTTGGCGGCGCACCTGTAACTAAAGAGTGGGCTTACAATATCGGAGCCGACATTTATGCAGAGAATGCAGGAGATGCTGTGGACAAGATCACTGCCTCGCTCAAGGATAAAAAAGTGTTGGATCTATAA
- the mtbA gene encoding methylcobamide:CoM methyltransferase MtbA: MTEYTPKERLARALTGQSVDRMPAVSVTQTGTVDQMEACGAAWPEANYDAQKMATLAEAGHTVVGFEAVRVPFDITAEAEFFGCEIKDGTEVQQPSVIGHVVSSMEDIEKLKGYTLDNGRINVVCDAIKILADKYGDELPIMGSMIGPFSLAQHINGDEWFMAIMTKEEFGLALMEFTTEFSVAYAKKMVESGADTMVLIDPTASPQLIGNEFYEKFVVPFHKKVCDAMRELNVPTVLHVCGDTTQGLGVMETCGVDGISVDQNVDAATAVGNVKNAVIVGNLDPVNMLWNRTPEEIKEESQKVLDAGIGLLAPGCGIVSKTPTENLQSMVEMAKSHKY, from the coding sequence ATGACAGAATATACACCAAAAGAAAGATTAGCACGTGCATTAACCGGTCAGTCAGTTGACAGGATGCCTGCAGTATCCGTAACTCAGACCGGAACTGTAGATCAGATGGAAGCCTGTGGCGCTGCCTGGCCTGAAGCAAACTATGACGCTCAAAAGATGGCAACACTTGCCGAAGCAGGTCACACCGTAGTAGGCTTTGAAGCTGTACGCGTGCCTTTCGATATCACCGCAGAAGCTGAGTTCTTTGGCTGTGAGATCAAAGATGGTACAGAGGTACAGCAGCCATCCGTGATTGGTCACGTTGTAAGTAGTATGGAAGACATCGAAAAGCTCAAAGGCTACACACTTGACAACGGCAGGATTAATGTCGTATGTGATGCTATCAAGATCCTTGCAGACAAATATGGAGACGAACTCCCTATTATGGGTAGTATGATCGGTCCTTTCTCCCTTGCTCAGCACATCAATGGTGACGAGTGGTTCATGGCTATTATGACAAAGGAAGAATTTGGTCTTGCGCTCATGGAATTCACAACTGAGTTCAGTGTTGCATATGCAAAGAAGATGGTAGAGAGCGGTGCAGACACAATGGTTCTCATAGACCCAACTGCAAGTCCACAGCTTATCGGTAATGAGTTCTACGAGAAGTTCGTGGTACCTTTCCACAAGAAGGTCTGTGATGCTATGCGTGAGCTGAATGTTCCAACAGTACTGCACGTTTGTGGTGACACAACCCAGGGTCTTGGAGTCATGGAAACATGTGGTGTGGACGGTATCAGTGTTGACCAGAACGTAGATGCTGCAACAGCTGTCGGAAATGTGAAAAATGCTGTCATCGTCGGTAACCTCGATCCTGTTAACATGCTCTGGAACAGAACACCTGAGGAGATCAAGGAAGAGTCACAGAAGGTTCTGGATGCAGGAATTGGTCTGCTGGCACCTGGATGCGGTATTGTGAGCAAGACTCCAACCGAGAACCTCCAGTCAATGGTAGAGATGGCAAAGAGCCACAAATATTGA
- a CDS encoding winged helix-turn-helix domain-containing protein, whose product METSIIDSLMLSEKRRDIMILLSIESKSRDEMAEALDMPWQLLKQPIKELKNVGMIFQKENVYSLSNNGRLMITALMPLLTMVDAFSSDIDYWKSRDLQPIPHHLTKRMGELGKSSLNTLSLDYMFEPLKHFIENATQTRYLNIVLSLFDPEAPSLLKEIADKDIEISLVFERNTYGKMNENFRDELDELNNYKNISFYCIDSEVNPPEIIINDGEMAIIFFNQNGKYDYRELLSSDENAIAWGSELFEYYKGISKPCSKNNAITPKP is encoded by the coding sequence ATGGAAACGTCGATAATTGATTCATTAATGCTATCTGAAAAAAGAAGAGACATAATGATCCTGCTGTCCATTGAATCAAAATCTCGTGATGAAATGGCAGAAGCTCTTGATATGCCCTGGCAATTACTAAAACAGCCAATTAAAGAATTAAAAAATGTAGGGATGATCTTTCAAAAAGAAAATGTGTATAGCTTATCAAATAACGGTCGACTGATGATAACTGCTTTGATGCCCTTATTGACAATGGTAGATGCATTCTCATCTGATATTGACTATTGGAAAAGCAGGGATTTGCAACCAATACCTCACCACCTCACAAAAAGAATGGGAGAGCTTGGAAAATCCAGCCTGAACACACTTTCACTAGACTACATGTTCGAACCACTCAAGCATTTTATAGAAAATGCAACTCAAACCAGATATTTGAATATTGTTCTTTCCCTTTTCGATCCGGAAGCCCCTTCACTTCTTAAGGAAATTGCCGACAAGGATATTGAAATATCACTGGTGTTTGAACGCAATACTTATGGTAAGATGAATGAGAATTTCAGGGATGAGCTTGATGAGCTTAATAACTATAAAAACATCAGTTTTTACTGCATAGATTCCGAGGTCAATCCTCCCGAAATAATCATCAATGATGGTGAAATGGCTATTATATTCTTCAATCAGAATGGCAAATACGACTATAGAGAACTGCTCAGTTCCGATGAAAATGCTATTGCGTGGGGAAGCGAGCTTTTCGAATATTACAAAGGTATCTCAAAGCCTTGTTCGAAAAATAATGCTATTACACCTAAACCGTGA
- the arsM gene encoding arsenite methyltransferase, producing the protein MQENKAKFFKALGDKTRLTIVGCLLKQDRCACDFSATTGKDQTTVSRHLKILCEAGILRYEKDGRYVIYSIKDENMKETLEKCGVEKVESCCPGSVMDSDTKKNIVKKGYSQIALGVAQCGCCGDLTNEQVATSIGYSTEETQSFSEANLGIGCGNPTALGEIKEGDTVLDLGSGAGFDSFLAVEKVGDSGKVIGVDMTDEMLAKARNNAENYGFENVEFRKGDIEELPVESDSIDVIISNCVINLTPDKSRVFREAYRVLRKGGRMFISDMVLSKDLTEEEKNNEELICACVGGALLKDDYLSKIKQAGFSIKIVGEDTDISKRQYSGYPVESLKLELIKTDV; encoded by the coding sequence ATGCAAGAGAACAAAGCCAAGTTCTTCAAAGCACTGGGAGACAAAACCAGGCTTACTATCGTAGGATGTCTTTTGAAGCAGGACCGCTGTGCTTGTGACTTCTCTGCAACCACAGGAAAGGACCAGACCACTGTATCCCGGCATCTGAAAATACTCTGTGAAGCAGGCATCCTCAGATATGAAAAGGATGGAAGATACGTAATTTACAGCATAAAGGATGAGAATATGAAAGAAACACTTGAAAAATGCGGAGTCGAAAAAGTAGAATCGTGCTGTCCGGGAAGCGTAATGGATTCGGATACGAAGAAGAATATTGTGAAGAAAGGTTATAGTCAAATCGCATTGGGTGTTGCACAATGTGGATGCTGTGGAGACCTTACAAATGAACAAGTGGCAACATCCATCGGATATTCCACTGAAGAAACACAGTCATTTTCTGAAGCAAACCTTGGTATTGGATGCGGAAATCCAACAGCACTTGGCGAGATAAAAGAAGGTGATACTGTTCTTGACCTGGGTTCCGGAGCAGGATTTGACAGTTTTCTGGCTGTTGAGAAAGTAGGCGATAGCGGAAAAGTCATCGGTGTGGATATGACAGATGAAATGCTTGCAAAGGCCAGGAATAATGCCGAAAATTATGGATTTGAAAATGTAGAGTTCAGGAAAGGAGACATTGAAGAGCTGCCCGTTGAAAGTGATTCTATTGACGTCATCATAAGCAACTGTGTTATAAATCTGACACCTGACAAATCCCGGGTATTCAGGGAAGCATACAGAGTGCTCAGAAAAGGCGGCAGGATGTTCATATCTGATATGGTCCTGTCGAAGGATCTTACGGAAGAGGAAAAAAATAACGAAGAACTCATTTGTGCCTGTGTTGGTGGAGCTTTGCTAAAAGATGACTACCTGAGCAAAATAAAGCAAGCCGGATTCTCTATAAAAATAGTAGGAGAAGATACCGACATCAGTAAAAGGCAGTATTCAGGATACCCGGTTGAGAGCCTTAAACTGGAACTGATAAAAACGGATGTATAA
- a CDS encoding (2Fe-2S)-binding protein has protein sequence MNNKQIPVLKITAGLVACPACKKIGVTVKNVTVRHIVEKEQMERVGKGDYHLCMDPECDIAYYDEKGTIFDKRAIKVPLWFKKDASPKYACYCSRITENDVIKAVLEHGMQDMGTIRKFYDKDEKCQCKIKNPTGNCCTKAFNKAIRKGIESKNS, from the coding sequence GTGAATAACAAACAGATTCCCGTTCTAAAAATCACAGCTGGTTTGGTCGCATGTCCAGCCTGTAAAAAAATCGGAGTTACTGTAAAGAATGTCACAGTCAGGCATATAGTCGAAAAAGAGCAGATGGAAAGAGTTGGAAAGGGAGATTACCATCTTTGCATGGACCCTGAATGTGATATTGCTTACTACGATGAGAAAGGTACTATTTTTGATAAGAGAGCTATCAAAGTTCCATTGTGGTTCAAGAAAGATGCAAGTCCCAAATATGCCTGCTACTGCAGCCGTATAACAGAGAATGATGTTATCAAAGCGGTCCTTGAACACGGAATGCAGGACATGGGAACCATTAGGAAATTCTATGACAAGGATGAAAAATGCCAGTGCAAAATAAAGAACCCAACAGGCAACTGCTGCACAAAAGCATTCAACAAAGCTATCCGCAAAGGTATCGAATCAAAAAACAGTTAA
- a CDS encoding nicotinamide-nucleotide adenylyltransferase, with product MYMRRAFYIGRFQPFHLGHYSIINDIARDVDEVVIGIGSAQKSHEPKNPFTAGERVMMIKHALEDADVMHYAIPIEDLQRNAVWVSHIISMTPPFDVVYSNNPLVVRLFKEAGIIVRQPPMYQREGYSGSETRRRMLNDEDWRVLVPEAVVDVIDEIDGVNRLKSVSKTDID from the coding sequence ATGTACATGAGAAGAGCGTTCTATATCGGACGCTTTCAACCATTTCATCTCGGACATTATTCAATCATAAATGATATTGCCCGGGATGTGGATGAGGTAGTAATTGGTATAGGCAGTGCGCAGAAAAGCCACGAGCCTAAGAATCCATTTACTGCTGGTGAGCGCGTAATGATGATCAAGCATGCTCTTGAGGATGCTGATGTGATGCACTACGCCATACCTATAGAAGACCTACAAAGAAATGCTGTGTGGGTCTCCCATATTATCTCTATGACTCCGCCTTTTGATGTTGTTTATTCCAATAACCCTCTTGTTGTACGTCTTTTCAAGGAAGCGGGTATCATTGTCAGGCAACCCCCTATGTACCAGAGAGAAGGCTATTCCGGCAGCGAGACCAGAAGACGAATGTTGAATGATGAGGACTGGAGAGTTCTTGTTCCTGAAGCTGTTGTTGATGTCATTGATGAGATCGATGGCGTGAACCGGCTTAAAAGCGTATCAAAAACAGATATTGACTAG